The stretch of DNA CTGGGACCCCGGGAATGCCCACTCGGTGCCATGGGCCTGGGGTACGACCGGCCTCGCCTATCGCAAAGACAAAATCGCCCGTCCGCCTGAGAGCTGGTCGGTGTTCTTCGATCCGGCCTATCGGGGCAAGATGACGATGCTGGACGACAGTCGGGATGTGATCGGGACCTTCCTCAAGTACCGCGGAAAGTCCCTCAACTCGAGTGCCCCGGCCGATCTGGCCGCGGCCAAAGTCGATGCGCTGGCCGCCAAGGCCAATCTCAAGGCCTATGTCTCGGCCCCGGTCAAAGCCCAGCTGATTGCCGGTGATGTCTGGGTGGCGCAGTTGTGGAGCGGCGACGCGGCCCAAGCCATGGCGGAACAACCCGGCATCGGATTCGTCATCCCGCAGGAAGGCAGCATGATCTTCACCGATGGGCTCGCCATTCCGAAGACCGCCCGGCATCGGCGGGCGGCCCATGAATTCATGAACTACGTGCTCCGCCCCGAGGTCGCCGCCGCCATTGCCGACAAGACCGGCTATGGGACCCCGAACCAGGCCGCCGTGCCGCTGACCCGGGCCCAGATCCCCTATCCCACGACTCTGGAGTTGGCCCGCCTCGAATACCAGGTGGATTTGGGGCCGGCGGCCGAGGCCTGGGACCGGCTCTGGACCGAGATCAAGTCGGCCTGATCGCCCGCCGGTTGCCGCCTCGAGGCCCGAGTCTTACATTGCCTTCGCCTTTTGACCCGGGACCCCCCATGCTCGACAACGTCGGTCGGTTCTTCGCTTTCCTTGGCGCCGCTGGGATCCTCGCGGCCCTGACCTTCGTGACCTTGCTCATCGGGGTGCTCGTCAACGCCATGGCGGCCCTGATGACCGGTCCGATCATCGACAAGTTCGTCAAGGACAAAGACTAAAGCACTGCCGGGAGGTCGCCGACAACCTCCGCCACCGCCTCCGGCTTGCTCGCTGCCTTGACCGCGCCTTCGAAGTTGATCTTCAACCCGGTAAACCCTTCGCGAAGCCCCCGAGCCCTGGTCTGGATCCCACCGGTCCGCCGCCCCAGGGTGGCCAACGCGCCCAGGGCGTCTGCCAGTCCAACTTGCCCCACCGACTGGGCCCCGATCTTCATTTCGTCGAGCGTCCGGGTCAGCCGCCGTTGCACCGATACGTCGACGTGCGGCGACGCCATCTCCTCGATGAGTCGGTGGATCATGGCGAACTTGGCCGGAAAGGTCTCCAACGCCGCCAGCATGGCCTGTTGCCGGGCACTGAGCTTGACTGCCATCGAGATTTCCCGAGTGAATGAGTACCAAAAGCTACCCTGTAACGTCCCCACGAGGGTAAGCGTACCGTAGGGACTGGCTTCCCGAGCGATCGTCGCTCCCCAAAGGCGTCTTCAATGATTCTCTCCGATCTCTCGATCCGGCGGCCCGTCCTGGCCACCATGCTCAGTTTGGCATTGGTGCTGTTCGGCGTCATTGGCTACCGCCAACTGACCATTCGCGAATACCCGGACGTCGATCCGCCGATCGTGTCGGTCAGCGTCTTCCTCCGGGGCGCCAACCCGCGGGTCATGGAATCCGCCGTCACCGACGTCCTCGAAGAAGAGCTGTCCGCGGCCGAGGGGCTCCGCACCATGACGAGCGTCAGCTCGGAGCAATCGGCCAACGTCACCCTCGAGTTCAATCTTGATCGGGACGTCGAAGTGGCCGCCCAGGACGTTCGGGACTTGGTGTCCCGGGTCCGTCGCCGCCTCCCCGAGGAGGTCGAAGAGCCGGTGGTCTCCAAGCAGGATGCCGACGCCCGCCCTTTCATGTTCATCTCGCTGACCGGCGACAACTACAACCTTCTCCAGTTGACCGAGATCGCCGACCGGTACGTGAAGACCCCGCTCCAGACCGTGGCCGGGATCGGCCGGGCCGATATCCGCGGGGAACGTCGCTATGCCATGCGAGTGTGGCTCAAGGCCCCGGAGTTGGCGTCACGGGGACTCACGACCACCGAAGTGATTAGCGCCATCCGGAGCCGGAACGTCGAGATTCCCGCCGGCCGGATCGAATCGAACCAACGCGAGTTCACGGTCCGGTCTCTGGGCGAACTCAAGACCCCCGAAGAGTTCTCCGGCCTCGTCGTCGCCAATATGGACGGCCAGCTCGTCAAGCTCGGCGACGTGGCCCGCGTCGAGCTGGGCCCCGAAGACGACCGGAGCCGGTTCCGATTCAATCGCCAGCAGGCCATCGGCGTCTCCCTGACCCGGCAGTCCAAGGCCAACCTCGTCGAGGTAGCCGACGCCATCCACGCCCTGGTCCCCAAGCTCCAGGTGCCTCCCGGCATCGAGCTGACCATCGGATATGACAACTCGATCTACGTCAAACGGTCGATCAAGGAAGCCCAGGAGACGCTGGTGCTGGCCGGCGGTCTCGTCATCCTCATCATCTTCGTATTTCTCCGAAACCTCCGGGCCACCATCATTCCGGGCCTCGCGATTCCGACCTCCATTATCGCGACCTTCGCGGTCATGTATTTCCTCGATTTCTCGATCAACAACTTGACCCTGCTGGCCCTGATTCTGGCCATCGGGATCGTGGTCGATGACGCCATCATCGTGCTCGAGAACGCCTACCGGCGGCAAGAAGAACTGCACGAAGACCCCGAAACGGCCGCCATCAACGGCACCCGAGAAATCGCCTTCGCCGTGATTGCCACGACCATCTCGCTGGTCGCGGTGTTCGTGCCCCTCGCCTTCCTCAAAGGCTCGACCGGACGGCTCTTCAACGAGTTCGGGATTTCGGTCGCCGCCGCCGTGGCGATTTCCGGTTTCGTGGCCCTGACGCTGACCCCGATGCTGTGCGCCAAGATCCTCCGGGTGCCGGAGCGGCACGGCGCCTTGTTCGGATTCCTCGAACGCGGCTTCGATGGGTTGACTGGCGGGTACCAGTTCCTCCTCGCCGCCACCCTCCGCCACCGGGGCATGGCCATGGCTGGCACCGGGGCCATGCTGGTGCTGGCCTGGTTCACCTTCAAGGCCCTGAAGACCGAGTTCGTCCCGCCGGAAGACCGCGGCATGATCATGGTCAACGTCGTGGCCCCGGAAGGCGCCTCGATCGGGTACACCGACGAGTATCAGAAACAGGTCGAGAAGATCCTGTCCGACGTGCCCGAGATCTACACCATGAACAGCATGGTCGCCTTCGGCGGCGGCGGCGGTGGCGGCGGGCGAGTCAATACCGGGATGTTGTTCATTCGGATGATCGACTGGTCCGACCGGGAGCGGTCGGTCCAGGACGTACTCGCTGAACTACAGCCCAAACTGTCGGCCGTGCCTGGCGTCCTGGCCTTCGGCAGCAATCCCCCCGCGTTCGGCGGCTTTGGCCAACCGGTCCAATTTGTCGTCCGGCACCCGGATTTTGACTCGCTGGTGACGTCGATGGACACCCTGATTCGCCGGGCTCGGCAGATCAAGGGCCTCATCAACATCGACACCGACCTTCGGGTCAATAAGCCGGAACTGACCGTGCGCTACGAGCGCGACCGGATGGAGGACCTCGGCGTGCCGGTCCGGGATGTGGCCACCACGATGCAAACCCTGCTCGGTGGTCAACGGGTCAGCACGTTCACCCGTGACAACGAACTCTACGATGTGGTGGTCCAACTCGATCCCGCGGCCCGAGCCACCCCGTCCGACATGAGTGATCTAACGGTCAAGGGCCGGGGCGGTCAGTTGATCAAACTCGACCAGCTGGCCCGGGTCACCGAGAACGTTGGTCCCCGCCAGCTCAACCACTTCAATCGGATTCGCGCGGCCACCCTGAATGCCAGCTTGGCGCCGGGCTTTACCCTCGGCGAAGCCGTCGATTCGCTCCGGGCCTTGGCCACGGAGGTCTTGCCCGCGGGCGCCACGGTGGCGCTTTCCGGCGAGTCGCGCGAGCTTGAAGAAAGCGGCGGTGCCCTCTACTTCGCCTTCGTCTTGGCCCTTATCGTCGTGTTCATGGTGCTCGCGGCCCAGTTCGAGTCTATCGTCCACCCGTTCACGGTATTGCTCGCGGTGCCGCCGGCGGTTACCGGCGCTGTTTTTACGCTATTTATCGCCAAGTCGACCATCAATCTCTACAGTCAGATCGGGATGATCCTCTTGATCGGACTGGTCACCAAGAACTCGATCCTGCTGGTTGAGTATGCCAATCAGCTGAAGGAGCGGGGTCAGGACACCTTGAGCGCGCTCCTTGAAGCCGGCCGGATCCGGCTTCGCCCGATCTTGATGACCTCGGTGGCCACGGTGGTTGGGGCGGTGCCGATCGCGCTGGGTCTCGGTGCCGGCTCCTCGAGCCGCCGCCCGCTTGGCTACGCGATCGTCGGCGGAGTGATTCTCTCGACCGCCATGACGCTGTTTCTCGTGCCGGTCGTCTACTCGCTGCTCGACCAGGTGCTCGGCCGGGTTCGCAAACCGAAAGTCGCCGAGTCGGCGGTCGCCATGACGGGAGACGCTCCATGATCGGCGGAGCTCTGTTCTGGCTCTCGTTGGTGGCCGCCGATTCGCTTCCGCAAGTCACCCTGACCCAGGCCATCGAGCGCGCCACCCGGCTCGATCCGAATTATGTCCGCGCGCTTGGCCAAGTCGGCAGCGCGGAGTGGGCCCGAAAAGCGGCCCTGTCCACCTTCGTGCTTCCCTCGTTGAGCGTCAGTACCGATCTCGCCAACTACTCCGTTGAGATCTTCAATACCGGCACCGGTCAGCGGGCGAAAACCATCGTCAACGCCCGAGCCGATGTGCGCTACGAGTTGTTTACCGGCGGCCGGAAGCTGGCCGAGATAAACCGGGTCAAGGCCGAGCTCGAGACCGCCCGGGCCACCCAAGCCCAGGCCCAATTCTTAGCCGCGCTCGGCACCGAGGTCGACTACTACGCAGTGTTGGGGAGCCGCGAACTTGCCGACGTGGCCCGAGACCGCCTCCGCCGGGCCGAGGAGCAGCTGGTGGTCGCTCGGGCTCGGGTGGTGAGCGGCGCGGTGGTCCAGACCGATTCGCTCCAGTTGTTGCTCGAAGTCAATCGGGCCCGGGTGTCCTTGCTCCGGGAGGAAACCCGACTTTCCGTGGCCCGGCTTCAGTTGGGTCGCCGGGTCGGCACCCGGGGGCCGGTCGATGCGTTCCCGCTCGACACGACCGTGCCGCCCGATCCGCCGATCACGTTGCCCGCGGCGGTGGCCTTGGCGCTCGAACAAGGGCCGGAGTATCGAATCGCCCGGGGCAATGAGCGAGCGGCCGCGGCCACGGTCAAATCCCGAACCGGCGCCTATTTCCCCCAGGCCACGCTGAGCGCCAACGTCTCCAAGTTTGGCGACCGGTTCTTCCCCCAGGGCCTCAGCCGGTCGTCCGTCAGCTTGGGTGTGGCGTTTCCGCTTTGGGACAACTTCAATCGCGAGCTCAATCTGAGCCGGGCCCGGGTGGCTCGAGACGTGGCCGTCGCGGTCCGCCAGGATCTGGAACTTGCCGCCGAAGCTGACGTAACCGAGGCGTATCAGGCCCACGCCAACTCGTTGATCGCGGCCCGGTACTCCGAAATCGGGGTTCGGGTGGCCCAGGAAAACTTTCGGGTCCAGCAGGCCCGGTATCGGGCCGGCGCGAGCACGATTCTCGATCTCCTCGATGCCCAATCGCAACTCACCGTGGCCCAGGCTGATTTGGTCCAGGCCCGCTACGCCACCCGACTGGCCTTGGCCGGGCTCGAGGCACTGATCGGACGGCGTTTCCATGATCTCGAGGACTAGCGTGAAATCAGCGTTGCTTGCCTTGGCGGTGCTCGCCGCCGGTTGTGCCAAGTCTGACGCCCCCTCACCCCAAGCAGGCGGGGCCCGCCCGAGCGGGCCGGTCTCGGTGGAGGTTCGAGCCGCGACCATCGATACCGTGATCGACGCGATCACGGCCACCGGCCAGATCGAATCGCTCCAATCGATCGAGCTCCGCCCCGACGTCGACGGCCGGCTGGTCGAGATCTATGTCCGGGAGGGGGCTCGAGTCGAAAAGGGCGCCCCGCTTTTCAAGGTCGACGACGCCGAACTCAAGGCCCAAGTGGCTCGGGCCGAAGCCGATCGCGATCTCTCGGAGCAGGCGTTGACCCGGACTCAACAGCTGCTGGCCGAAAAAGCCGCCGCCCAAGCCGATGTGGAACGGGCCGAGGCCAGTGCCCGAAGCACCCGGGCGGGCCTGGCCTTGCTGGTGGTACGGCTCGACCGGACCGTGGTGCGGTCCCCATGGACCGGGGTCGCCGGGGCCCGATTCGTAAGCTTGGGCGACTATGTCACCCAGAACACCCGCCTGATCACCCTGCAGACGGTGAATCCGCAACGCGCCTCGTTCCAGGTCCCGGAGCGGTATGCCGAGCGCCTTAAGGTAGGTCAGACCGTGAGCCTTCGGGTCGCCGCGCTGGAAGGGCGTGATTTCATCGGGCGCGTCGATTTCGTGGATCCCCGGGTTCAGTTGCCGGCTCGAACCATCACCGTCAAAGCTGTGGTGCCGAACCCGGCCCATCTGCTTCAGGCCGGGATGTTCATCGAGGCTCGGCTGGAAACCACCCGCCGGCTCACGGCCGTCGTGGTGCCGGAGGAGGGAATCCTCCAGCTGCCGGCGGGAAACTTCGTTTGGGTGGTCGTCGGGGATAAGCCGGAACGCCGGAAGGTCGCACTCGGGGTCCGGAAGCCTGGGTCGGTCGAAGTGCTGAGCGGCGTGGTCGCCGGCGATCTCATCGTCACCGGCGGGGCCGAACGACTCAATCCCCAGTCGAAGGTTCGGGTGGCGGGGAATCAGCCCGCCCCGGCCGCCGGGCCGCCGCCGGGTCCGAAATGAGATCCGGTTCGACCCACTTGGCCCGGGCCGCCGCCGAGCGGAGCCGGGCCTCGCTGTAGTACCGCAGGGGAATCCGCCGGTCGTCCAGCGCCGCCACCACCGCGACCGCCATCGTCGGGTCGTCGGTCGGTCCGGTCTATTCCCGCACCAGTTCATCGATCAAACTCAGATACAACTGCGTCAGGGTTTCGTGATACCCGCTGGTCGGGGTGTCCACGGTTCCGACGGCCGCGTTGTGGTGCCGAATAGCGGCGGGAACCAAGATCCGGGCTGCGTCAATCCCGTGGTGCCACACAAACCACAGGCCCGCCGCCACGTGGGCTTGATGGGTCCGGGCCGCTTTGGGGAGGCGGACGTCCCGGAATGCCGCGGTTATGGCTTCATAGTCGTAATGCAATTGCAGGTCTTTTAGGTATAATTATCTGCGCCTGTACAATAATATTCGATGATTTTATATTAATTCATCGCTATTATACGACGTAACAGTAACGCCATGTCCTGATTGGAGATAGCCCCCATGACCGCCGTCCTTCGCGATTTTCTCGAAATCCCGTACGACGAACTCGAGGCCATGAACCTCGAAGCCAAGGCCGAGCGGCTGAACCGGGTCAGCCCGGACAAGATCCGCGACAAGCGGATGAAGTACCTGGCCGAGGAAAAGCGAATCAAGGCCGTGACCGTGTGCTTCACCGACCTCGAGGGCCGGATGCACATGCTCGACTACGACAAGAAGTTCCTGCTCAAGTCGGCCGACAACCTGACCTTTGATGGCTCTTCGATCCGCGGGTTCTCGGCTCAGGCTGAATCCGATCTCCGCTTGCTCATCGATTGGCCGGCCTTTTACTGGTTGCCGAGTGATATCTTCGGCCCCGGCAAAGTTCTGGTCTTCGGCGAAGTACTCGAGAAGGACGGCACCCCCTACGTGGCCGACTTGCGCGCCAAGCTCAAGGCGTACCTCGCCAAGCTCTACGCCAAGGAAGGCTTCGTCTGCAACGCGGCCAACGAGGTCGAAGGCTTCCTGTTCCAAGGGCGGGAGGCCGAGCGCCATTACCACGAAACCGGCCAGTTTGAGTTTATCTCAACCGGCGGCTACTACCACGCGCTCCCGACCGATCCGCTGCGGATCTTCATCGATACGGCCGCCGAGGTCCAGCGGGCCATGGGCTTCGCCAACGAGAAGGACCACCCGGAAGTGGCGCCCTCTCAGTTCGAGATGAACTACAGCTACACCGAAGCGAGCATCGCGGCCGATCAGGTCCAACTCTACAAGCTGATCTGCCGGCAGGTCGCGGCCAAGCTCGAGATGACGGCGAGCTTTCTTCCGAAGCCGGTGACCGGGGTCAATGGCTCCGGCATGCACACCAATCTGTCGATCAGTCAAAAGGGCAAGAATCTCTTCTTCGATGCCAAGGGACAGGATCAATTGTCGAAGATGGGGTGGAAGTTCATTGACCGGATCCTGACCAGCGGGCAGGACCTCTGTCTGATCTTCAATCCGTCCGTCAATGCCTACCGGCGGCTCGACCCGCATTTCGAGGCGCCGAACCAGATCAAGGCTTCGGCGGTCGATCGCGGCTCGATGGTCCGGATTCCGCTCGGCAACGCGAAGTCCGCCCGCGTTGAAGTTCGCTCGGTGGGTCCCGACGCCAACCCGTACATGGCGATCTACTCCATGTTCAAGGTCGGCCTCGAAGGCCCGATCGAAGCGGCCAACAGCGACAAGAAGCGCGACCGAACCAAGTTCCTGCCTGATAACATCTATGATGCCATCCGGTTGTTCAAAGGCTCCAAGGTGGCCACCGATCTGCTCGGCGAAACCGTCCACAAGAAGTACGCCGACCTGAAATTGATTCAGGCCGAACGATGCCCCAAGGCGCTCGGCAGCCTCATCAAGATTCCGGAAATTCAGTTCCACCACGAAGTGACGAACCAGTATCTCTGGTCCAAGTTCTAGACTAGTAACCGATCGGTGGCGGCTGTAGTTTGCCGTCACCGATGCCTCTCTCGACTAGTGGGTCAGAACCGTCAGAATTGCTCGAGCGGCTGGCGGCGCTCGAGCGGCAAGCCCGGGCCCTCGACCCCGGCACCTCCCGGCGGAAAGCGGTTCGGGGCCCGGTCATGGCCTCGGCCGAACGGTTTCTTCGCCAGGTCGAGAACCTCAAGGCCTACGACGACACCGGTGGTCAGGGCGAGGGTCTCCTGGACTCGCCGATTGCCGAACGCGGCCTCCCGATCGCCGACGTGATCGGCCTGCTCGAGGAAGAAGTCGTGCGGCCCGGTCTCAATCCGGCCTCCGGGGGCCACTTGGCCTACGTTCCGGGCGGCGGGATCTACTATTCCGCGTTAGGCGACTACCTCGCGGCGGTCTCCAACAAATACGCCGGCATTTTCTTTACGGGCCCGGGCCCGGTCCGGATGGAAAACCAACTGCTCCGCTGGGTGGCCGATTTGGTGGGCTACCCGGCCGGGGCGGTCGGGAACTTGGCCTCGGGCGGGAGTATCGCCAACCTCGTGGCCATCGCCACCGCCCGTGAGGCCCATGGACTGAAGGGCGCCGATTTTCACCGGGCCGTCGTGTACCTGACCAGCCAAGCCCACCATTGCATCGAGAAGGCGCTCCGGATCGCCGGCCTCGGCGAGGTCGTGGTTCGCCATGTCCCGATCGATGACCGCTGGCGGATGCGGCCGGATGGGCTGGCCACGGCGATCGCGGCCGATCGGGCCGCCGGGCTCAAACCGTGGTTGGTGGTCGCGGCCGCCGGCACCACCGACACCGGGGCCGTCGATCCGCTCGATCAGATCGGGCAGGTGGCCAAGGAGGCAGGGTGCTGGTTTCACGTCGACGCGGCCTATGGCGGGTTCTTCTTGCTGACCGACGAGGGCCGGGCCAAACTGGCCGGGATCGAGCGATCAGATTCGGTCGTCCTCGATCCGCACAAGAGCTTGTTCCTGCCGTATGGGATTGGCCTGGTGCTCGTCAAGGATCCAGCCCCGATGCTGGCCACCCACCACTACTTCGGCAACTACATGCAGGATGCGATGCGGGCCCCGGGTGAGGTATCGCCGGCCGATGTGTCGCCGGAACTCACCAAGCACTTCCGGGCGCTCCGGATGTGGCTGCCGCTCAAATTGATCGGCGTGGCGCCGTTTCGGGCCGCCCTCGAGGAAAAGCTGTTGCTCGCCCGGTATTTCCGGCAGAAAGCGGCAGCCCTCGGGTTCGAGGTCGGACCCGAGCCCGACCTTTCCATTGTCACCTTTCGGTGGGCGCCGGCGGGGGCTAGTCTGGAAACCGCCAATCGGCAGAACCAACAGATCGTCGAAGGGGTGCGAAAGGACGGCCGGGTGTTCCTTTCCTCGACCATGATCGATGGCCGGTTCACCCTTCGCCTGGTGGCCCTGTCGTTCCGAACCCATCGAAAGACGATTGATCTGGCTCTCCGAGTGCTGCGTGAGCAGGTCGAGGCGCTCAAGCCATGTTGATGACGCTGGTGACCGCGATCGCGCTGCAGACCCTGGACCAACCGATCTCGGTGTATGCCGGCCGAGTGCTCGATGGCAAAGGTGGCCAGTTTCGGAATGCCACCGTGGTGATCGACCGCGGCCGGATCCTCCGGATCGAACCCCGGAAAGTCGCCCGGCCCACGTTCGAGTTTCCGAACGG from Gemmatimonadota bacterium encodes:
- a CDS encoding spermidine/putrescine ABC transporter substrate-binding protein — translated: MTFTPSNPWPRREFLRRTLATGTGLAALNLAACGKTPPDQSGAVDGDLGPVEPELNLYLWSDYVADRTIPDFETEFRVKVTLDTFESNEEMIAKLMAGASGYDLILPTSNIFAALFANDLIAPLTKRYLTNWGNLSPLFVDPPWDPGNAHSVPWAWGTTGLAYRKDKIARPPESWSVFFDPAYRGKMTMLDDSRDVIGTFLKYRGKSLNSSAPADLAAAKVDALAAKANLKAYVSAPVKAQLIAGDVWVAQLWSGDAAQAMAEQPGIGFVIPQEGSMIFTDGLAIPKTARHRRAAHEFMNYVLRPEVAAAIADKTGYGTPNQAAVPLTRAQIPYPTTLELARLEYQVDLGPAAEAWDRLWTEIKSA
- a CDS encoding efflux RND transporter permease subunit — translated: MILSDLSIRRPVLATMLSLALVLFGVIGYRQLTIREYPDVDPPIVSVSVFLRGANPRVMESAVTDVLEEELSAAEGLRTMTSVSSEQSANVTLEFNLDRDVEVAAQDVRDLVSRVRRRLPEEVEEPVVSKQDADARPFMFISLTGDNYNLLQLTEIADRYVKTPLQTVAGIGRADIRGERRYAMRVWLKAPELASRGLTTTEVISAIRSRNVEIPAGRIESNQREFTVRSLGELKTPEEFSGLVVANMDGQLVKLGDVARVELGPEDDRSRFRFNRQQAIGVSLTRQSKANLVEVADAIHALVPKLQVPPGIELTIGYDNSIYVKRSIKEAQETLVLAGGLVILIIFVFLRNLRATIIPGLAIPTSIIATFAVMYFLDFSINNLTLLALILAIGIVVDDAIIVLENAYRRQEELHEDPETAAINGTREIAFAVIATTISLVAVFVPLAFLKGSTGRLFNEFGISVAAAVAISGFVALTLTPMLCAKILRVPERHGALFGFLERGFDGLTGGYQFLLAATLRHRGMAMAGTGAMLVLAWFTFKALKTEFVPPEDRGMIMVNVVAPEGASIGYTDEYQKQVEKILSDVPEIYTMNSMVAFGGGGGGGGRVNTGMLFIRMIDWSDRERSVQDVLAELQPKLSAVPGVLAFGSNPPAFGGFGQPVQFVVRHPDFDSLVTSMDTLIRRARQIKGLINIDTDLRVNKPELTVRYERDRMEDLGVPVRDVATTMQTLLGGQRVSTFTRDNELYDVVVQLDPAARATPSDMSDLTVKGRGGQLIKLDQLARVTENVGPRQLNHFNRIRAATLNASLAPGFTLGEAVDSLRALATEVLPAGATVALSGESRELEESGGALYFAFVLALIVVFMVLAAQFESIVHPFTVLLAVPPAVTGAVFTLFIAKSTINLYSQIGMILLIGLVTKNSILLVEYANQLKERGQDTLSALLEAGRIRLRPILMTSVATVVGAVPIALGLGAGSSSRRPLGYAIVGGVILSTAMTLFLVPVVYSLLDQVLGRVRKPKVAESAVAMTGDAP
- a CDS encoding TolC family protein, translating into MIGGALFWLSLVAADSLPQVTLTQAIERATRLDPNYVRALGQVGSAEWARKAALSTFVLPSLSVSTDLANYSVEIFNTGTGQRAKTIVNARADVRYELFTGGRKLAEINRVKAELETARATQAQAQFLAALGTEVDYYAVLGSRELADVARDRLRRAEEQLVVARARVVSGAVVQTDSLQLLLEVNRARVSLLREETRLSVARLQLGRRVGTRGPVDAFPLDTTVPPDPPITLPAAVALALEQGPEYRIARGNERAAAATVKSRTGAYFPQATLSANVSKFGDRFFPQGLSRSSVSLGVAFPLWDNFNRELNLSRARVARDVAVAVRQDLELAAEADVTEAYQAHANSLIAARYSEIGVRVAQENFRVQQARYRAGASTILDLLDAQSQLTVAQADLVQARYATRLALAGLEALIGRRFHDLED
- a CDS encoding efflux RND transporter periplasmic adaptor subunit, encoding MISRTSVKSALLALAVLAAGCAKSDAPSPQAGGARPSGPVSVEVRAATIDTVIDAITATGQIESLQSIELRPDVDGRLVEIYVREGARVEKGAPLFKVDDAELKAQVARAEADRDLSEQALTRTQQLLAEKAAAQADVERAEASARSTRAGLALLVVRLDRTVVRSPWTGVAGARFVSLGDYVTQNTRLITLQTVNPQRASFQVPERYAERLKVGQTVSLRVAALEGRDFIGRVDFVDPRVQLPARTITVKAVVPNPAHLLQAGMFIEARLETTRRLTAVVVPEEGILQLPAGNFVWVVVGDKPERRKVALGVRKPGSVEVLSGVVAGDLIVTGGAERLNPQSKVRVAGNQPAPAAGPPPGPK
- a CDS encoding glutamine synthetase encodes the protein MTAVLRDFLEIPYDELEAMNLEAKAERLNRVSPDKIRDKRMKYLAEEKRIKAVTVCFTDLEGRMHMLDYDKKFLLKSADNLTFDGSSIRGFSAQAESDLRLLIDWPAFYWLPSDIFGPGKVLVFGEVLEKDGTPYVADLRAKLKAYLAKLYAKEGFVCNAANEVEGFLFQGREAERHYHETGQFEFISTGGYYHALPTDPLRIFIDTAAEVQRAMGFANEKDHPEVAPSQFEMNYSYTEASIAADQVQLYKLICRQVAAKLEMTASFLPKPVTGVNGSGMHTNLSISQKGKNLFFDAKGQDQLSKMGWKFIDRILTSGQDLCLIFNPSVNAYRRLDPHFEAPNQIKASAVDRGSMVRIPLGNAKSARVEVRSVGPDANPYMAIYSMFKVGLEGPIEAANSDKKRDRTKFLPDNIYDAIRLFKGSKVATDLLGETVHKKYADLKLIQAERCPKALGSLIKIPEIQFHHEVTNQYLWSKF
- a CDS encoding aminotransferase class V-fold PLP-dependent enzyme yields the protein MPLSTSGSEPSELLERLAALERQARALDPGTSRRKAVRGPVMASAERFLRQVENLKAYDDTGGQGEGLLDSPIAERGLPIADVIGLLEEEVVRPGLNPASGGHLAYVPGGGIYYSALGDYLAAVSNKYAGIFFTGPGPVRMENQLLRWVADLVGYPAGAVGNLASGGSIANLVAIATAREAHGLKGADFHRAVVYLTSQAHHCIEKALRIAGLGEVVVRHVPIDDRWRMRPDGLATAIAADRAAGLKPWLVVAAAGTTDTGAVDPLDQIGQVAKEAGCWFHVDAAYGGFFLLTDEGRAKLAGIERSDSVVLDPHKSLFLPYGIGLVLVKDPAPMLATHHYFGNYMQDAMRAPGEVSPADVSPELTKHFRALRMWLPLKLIGVAPFRAALEEKLLLARYFRQKAAALGFEVGPEPDLSIVTFRWAPAGASLETANRQNQQIVEGVRKDGRVFLSSTMIDGRFTLRLVALSFRTHRKTIDLALRVLREQVEALKPC